The Rosa rugosa chromosome 1, drRosRugo1.1, whole genome shotgun sequence genomic sequence caatatcaaaatggtatACAAGATCCAAATACTCGTATACCCGTATCCAGAAGAACTCAGGAAGATCGGTGTACAATGCCAGACCACCGCCAACAGCCACTGTCATGATTCCAAGAATGTGCAACAGCCATGCTCAGACCCATACTTGATCGGAACCCGACCTTCATCTACATCGACGACCTGAATTCGGAAACGTCCTCCGACATCCCAAAACCTGACTTAGGGTCCCACATCAAGGCTGACCAGCAGATTTCCCAAACTACGACGTCCCATTTCGACAGAGATCGGAATTGCTTTGCCATTCCATTTCCGACAGAGATCGAACCCAGACTTGACCCAAAGTGGAATTACCGAAATTTCAGATTCCCTTGCTATTAGGCTCATCGGATTCCGACCTAAAGCATCAAAATTTTCTTGTGCATCCACCCGAATAATCTCCATGATTCCAATTATCCGGTGAACTAGGCTTAAAACCGAGCAAACAATTGCAAACCAAACCATTTTTGCTGTTACAGCTACCAAAATTTCCTCATGCATCTACCTAATCacgacttttctttccttcttctctgttctcttctcccaaacccatcaaaaaaaagaaaaattgaaattgattttagctgcaaataattgaatttgattttttggattgtgggtattgggatttttgattgaaatcgaaGCAGAGAAGATGCTGGAGAAGATCGGGTTGCTGGTGAAGCCATGATTGAAATCGAAGCGGAGAAGATGCTGGAGAAGATCGGGTTGCCGGCGAAGCCATGATTGAAATCGAAGCAGAGAAGATGCTGGAGAAGATCAGGTTGCCGGCGAAGCCATCACTGAGAGGGAATAATTGGGTGGTTGACGCCTCACACTGTGGATTTGATCTGTAATACCAAATTCCGACATATCTTCTAGTACCAGAGCTTCCATTAGGAGTAAAGAACTCgagttcaattttttctcctgaTAGAACTTGTAATTTTGCTTCAACGCATCCACCACCTACACAACCAACGCCGGAGCTGAAGGAGTAAATGCCAAACTCTTCCAATTCTTCCGCCCATCAGTGGCCCATCCAAACCCAGCTCCGAAACCGAGTTGcagaatcccagtcaacgcccCGAAAAACACCATCAAAGACACGAACAAGAACATCCCAGCAACAAGAACAACCAATAAAAACACGATCTGGAAAGCAAGAGCAGTACCCAATATTGGCCAGAACGAAACCTTGACGGATTGGACAGCTGATATGAACTTGACCGGGCGGCCATAGAAGCCGTGGAAGACACTGTAGGTGATTGAGCCGAGAgcaaagagagagaggacgaagatgaagaaggtgaaagtgaGAGCAAGGAGGTTGTTCTTCAACACCAAGACCCGTCTTCACATCTAGAATTGAAGGGGGAGATGGAGAAAAGAGCACTATTGTGAAGCGAATCAATCaatcagagaaagagagagaaaataattcGAAAGCAGCTGGAACAAGGGggtcaacccaaaaaaaaaaaaaaatcggaagTACCAATTTACCCCTAAAAATTTAACAGAGTTAACagttttactgttcctaggtatgaatattgggtcgggcttaaatcgtcaggtaccattttgatgtttttcaaagtatagatatgaaaattaatagtctggaaaagttcagacactgtttgagcgattttccctaaaaaaattGTACAAATGGGTTGAGTTTTTTGTACTagacataaataaaaattgcaGAGGGCAATGATAGAATATacctagctagcaataaaacagaaaaagaaagacGGGATGGAGccatttcaccaaaaaaaagcAAGACAGAGAAGTCATTGCTAGGAGAGCCCATTCATGGATAATAGCAATGGAAACAAACTTTTCGAAAAGATATGACTCATGTGAGGAAGAGGGCTTTATGCAgtttgcagcagcagcagcttctTAGCTTTGGAATCGATATCACATTCGTTGTGGCCCTGCTAGTGCTACTAGTGCTGCTTCTGATAGCCCACATTGCCCAAAGCCAGACACATTGATATCACATATTATATGAAGCCAATCTACCCGACCACCTACCGACACCGAAAGCCACCCTCATTTCAAAATCGACGATTTACCAGCTCCAAAGGGCCACCCCTTCTTTACTTAGTCGTCAGGAATATATGTTATCTAGTGAGCTTCAATGACGTGAGGTTCTTGTGGAATTTGATCATAGATATAGGGAGATAGAGCCCCCTGAAGTTTTGGACAGTGTCGAGGTCATGATAGACAAGAGAGACATGCTGGCAAAGTTAGGCCAAGACGAGCAGCTTTCACATGCCCCTCTCCACAAGTGTTATATAGGGAGTCCCGGTTGGAATGATGTGGATGTCCCAATAGTACCCACAGTGGAAACCCATATAAGAGGGTCGGTTCTGTTTCGGTTTGCATAGTGCCCAGTGTTGCTTGGAACAGACATGGATAAGGACAAGTCCTTCTGCAATTGGGAAATCACACTAGGGTGAGACCGGGAAGCCACTGTTGTCGTTTCAATGAAGCACAGGCACGCGTACTATTCACTATGCTTGCTTGCGCCTTCAGCGTCTGAGACCCAGCAAGTGGCTTTTGTTTGGGTCCTTGTCTTTGTGCCTTTTGTGCCTTTGTGCTTGATGCTCCCAAAACCAACAGGATTCCAGAGGAAGAGTGCGTTTTCCTGGTTGGATTCATTAGGTTTGGTGATAAAGCAATTTACTAACTAGTATTGATAGAAGTCtcaagtttaatttgaaagaaaaaatgaagtgAGTTCTCAATCATGCCATCGGACTATTAGGGTAGTCCAATCAGTAAATTACGCAACAACACAAGTACAACGTTCAATGCAACAAAAAGAGTATTAATATATGAGGTAATAATATTTTGAGGATTTTCAACGACACTTCTACGTTCTACCCTACCAAAAcaattttccttaaaaaaaCCAAAGGACATCTATGCATCTCCTTGGCCATGTGGACTTCACATGTTACGGTTATAATGATTATAGTACTGTCTAATACAGTTAACTGATGTTATCTTGTTCCCGATTCACAAATAGTACATAACACAATAACAACATCACTGGAGCACAAACCAAACACATTTACACCTTCCGAGTCCTAACTAACTCGTGACACGACGACAGACCTAAAAGTACTACCATACCAACTGCGCTTGTTATTGCAACATTAAAACAGTACTAGAAAAATCAACATCAATCATCACCTAAGCTCAGAAGATCCTGTTCCTGATCTGGGTCGGGTCATCAAGCATTCAGCAATTACAACCTCTGCAGATACAATCTTCCTCTTATCATGCTCAGCTTCAGCATTCTAATCAGTTTTGATGTTGCAGCGGGTTTCGCCTCACCTCCAGCAACACTGTTGTATTTCTACAATGGAGCAGACACAATCTTCGTCTTATCATGCTCAATGTTGACATTCTAATCAGTTGTGATGTCGCAGTGGGTTTCGCCTCACCTCCAGCAACACTGTTCTATTTCTAGTTTTCTACAATGGAGCAGATACAATCTTCATTTTATGATGCTCATCGTCTACATTTTAATCAGTGGTGAAGTCGCAGCAAGTTTTGCCTCACCTCCACCAACACTTCTATTTCTGCAATGGGGCAGATACAATCTTTGCTCAGGTCAACATTCTAATCAGTTGTGATTCATTTGTGATGTCACAGCGGGTTTCGCCTCACCTCTGCCAATTCATTTTTTGTGCAGGGAATGAGATCCCATTCCCACAAGCCCATCAGCTACATTTAGCAAAATGCAACTACTGCAATACCACCCAAGTAATATGCAATTGTTCAAAAGCCATTAAAGCAAGGCCCAGTGCACATCCAATTGCTCACAAACTCTTTAAGACCAATGGGCTCCAGTCCACACTAACCCAAGTACCCAACCGCAGCCCCGACCCATTAATGCAAATACAAAATTCTAAAAAGTTGAGCTTCCCAGCCAACTTGGAACTACTCATCTAGGATGCAGCAAATTTGAACAGGCTTTATAAAACAAGTAAAAGTAACATCTTAACTAAAACGATCCACTGTATTCAATACATAAATATTATGctcaaaaccaaatccaaattcTGCCTCTATGGCTGAAATTTCCAGAAGGATCCCGAAAAGAAACAATGGGGATTGAATGAAGCAAAGCCTTTCTAACAAGGACCCTAGTCAAATGCATCATCATCGTCATCGGGAAGAGGTTGGGCAGCTGCAGCTACAAGCTCAGCCTCGTGCCTGAAAGAACATCAACAAACTCCAAGGTGAGATGATATACTTCTATACCAAATTTTCATTCTAATGTCATATAACTAATCTAGCTTCAAAATATCTTAATATAAGAGAAAATTAAATAGCAAGTTCACGAATGAATTGAGTCTTACTGTTGTTGAGTAGCCATGTCAATCTGGACTTCTGGGGGAGCAAGAGCTGGAGACTCGACGAAATGAAGATTGGTGTCACTGAAATAAAGGCAATACTAATATTAAGTATGAATGTCAAAACTTGTATACTAATAAAACAAAATGAGACTATACTTAATTACCCTGCAAGCTTCCTGGCCAGGTAGAGGAAAGGTTTCTCGAAATTGTAGTTGCTCTTTGCAGATATCTCATAGTACTGCAGGTTCTTCTTCCTATGAAAGGTCACCTGCTTAGCTTTAACCTGCCTGTTCTTCACATCAACCTTGTTTCCACAGAGAACAATGGGTATGTTCTCACAAACCCTGATATTTTAAAAGACAAATGTAACAATTTGTCAAGAAGTggttaaagaaaacaataaaaacaagAATTTCAATCCTTTGATTCAAGAAACTCACCTGCAAAGATCACGGTGCCATGTAGGAACATTCTTGTATGTCAATCTTGCAGTAACATCAAACATAATAATTGCACATTGCCCATGGATGCTGCAAAATTATATAGAAAGGTTAGAGGAAAAAGTTTTAAACCACAAGAATTACAGCCCTTAGTacaaaataacaataaaacCAAATCATGACCGTTAAAAGAGACAGAGCAAGATACCATAGAGACAAAGAAGTAGTAATGGTACCTAAGTTCTGttcaaagaagatgaaaaagcCATGTAATCACATCTTCCCTAATAgtttacttttttgtttttatatgtaTTCATTGCGCATTCTGTCACTCAAATCAGACACATATAGTCCCTCGATTGTTTTCAAATTGTCAATAATCAAAATAACAAGTAAAAAGCAAAAGGTTTTAAAAGACAGCATATATAGAAAAATATCATACTCAAGTCAATTGAATGCTCCTATGTGAAATATCAACAACCAGCGTCACTTACTAGTAACCATCTCTAAGACCACCAAATTTCTCTTGGCCAGCAGTATCCCAGCAGTAAAAGCGGATCTTTCCACAATTTGTGAAGAAGTCTAGAGGATGAACCTCCACACCAATAGTTGCTGTTttcaaatgaaaaaagaaaacaaatgtcaaTAAAAAAAACCCGAAGTTCAACATTGGAGACAACTGTCACCAAAGAACCCTaattttcaaaattcagaaCAAGGCGTCGACAAAGACTCTTACGTTCATATTTCTTCTCAAATTCTCCGGTAAGATGTCTCTTCACGAAAGTGGTCTTTCCTGTACAATGCAACACCATTCAGCCCCAATGCATACATAATTATTCTAGCTCCAGAAATTCACCCCTAAGCCAAAATTAACCGGCTAGAGTAACATACAAATACACTCCGGATTCATTTCAGGGGAAAAAAACTCATGAACATCATTAcaccttaaaaaataaaaaaatctttttaCAAATAAATAGTCTTTTAACATGGGAGCACCACAGTAAAAATCACTGATAAAAAAAACAGTCTCGCCTGTTATTATTAATAACGTAAATCAAATCGATCAAACCTTAAATCCTATCAGAACAAAATTCTAAAGATCTAATATTTACACAAAAAACGAGAGCAGTAACAAATTAGGGATCGATCGGAGAATTTACCGGTGCCTCCGTCGCCAACGATGACGAGCTTGAAGCTCGGATAATCCACAGTCTGTTGGTTCGGCAAAGCCTACACAACAAAATCGAAATCATTAGAATCCAATCGATCAAgactaaaccctaaaccaaaaaaaaattgatgcggaGCTAAAAccctaagagagagagagagaggatcagTGAGAGAGACTTACCATTGGATTGGTGACGGCGGCGAGATGAGAGAGagcggaggaggaagaagaagacggcgATGGGGTTTAGAAGTAGGTAGAGAGCGAGGGGAGTACTTATATGGCTATGAGGGGGGGGGCGCGTGGCTTTAAATTGACGCGACTATCTCGGCCATCTGATTTGAGGGTGTTCTAGAACCACCGTTTTGTTTAATTAGGAaagggaaaaaataaaaagccgCTGGGTGGGGAGAGTGGAAAGAAGGGTGTTGAGAGATATTTAAccttattttgaatttttgaattttgaatccCTAATCccaaagcttttttttttggaatagcTTTATATTGGGAATTTTTGAATTTGGTGAtgctttttttaattttttaatttagaatgcaaagatttttttttttttttcaattatgaaaAGACATAAATTATTATTATAAATGCCGTGTCAATTCAATTTTGATCTGAAATGGAGAAGTGGAGTTTTTTTATCGGAGTTCTACCATCAACGTATGTAGAACGCAGAACCGTAAATATCATCTAAAAAATCTTACGAAATATGGCGTTAGTGGAGTCACACTCTCGATATCTGATGGCGGTGGTGGAGCCACCCTCTCCATACTCGATGGCGCGAAATTCAAAAGCAGAATGAAGAAATTTTTCAGAGATTAGTGTTCGCCAATTTAGGTTGATTGCTTTTAACATTTGTTTTTCAAGCgttttattttttgtcccaATATGCTATACCATTAAAGGTGCTTCAAATCGGCTTTTTATTGCTCACGTAAAGGTTTCTTTATGGGTTATGTAGGACATGGTGCATGTTTTACGTAAAATATTTGCTTAGTGagtatttttttgaataatttatAGGGAAAATTTTGGTAATTGAACCTGAACTATGGACCACTACGAATTTCAGTACATAAAAttctaaaacataaactttggtacatcaaattagaagcccgacccaatatacatacacgacgtcaatgacgtcgTTAGTTTGTcatattttgaggggtaaaacggtctctctgtctctctcttccCCTTCCTCACTTTACTTTGTCATTTTGCCTCTTAAATCCCAAGCCCCTCTGCTCATAACCACCGCCGCCGTCACCGACGCCTCTGCCCCTAACCTCACCACCTGTCTCGACCACACCGACTTTGGCCTCTTCTTCCTGACCTGGTCTCGCCCCTTTCTCGTCCTCCCTCTGTCTCCTctatccttctctctctctcctctcttcatAACTCGATCGGCAGGCCCTCCCCTCTCTATTCGGATCGATTCCCACCAAAACAAACATGGTTCTCTTTCCCGAGACGAATCTAGACAACACAATGGGACTCTCACCAATAACTTATCCATAACCAACAATCAATTTCATTCAATATCCCATTCAACACTACTCGAACAATTTCTCAAGCCAgacacaaaacaagaaacaattCCTTCTAGAACTTTGAATTTACCTTCAACAAGTCAGATTTGCAGTCTGGGTTTGGACTCCCTCGCAACAGCTTTCTAAAAAACTAGAAGGAGAACTCGGTGATGAACTGGTGTCTAAGCCTCACTGTGCACAACCTAGAAATCTTCGAAGTTTAACTTCCACTCAAGGTCAGGCCTCGTCCAGGGAATCAGTCGAACCAGAAACTAAGCCCAGACGCGTCGGAGAAGTTGCCAACGTAGAAACAGCATCGAACCCGAGCTAACCCAGAAACCAAGTCGacaaaactccatcaatttTGAAAACCAATTAGCCTAACACGTAGAGAATGGCATGAAGATGAGTTTCCATACCAGATGCAACCTAATCTGCCGCCAGAAATTGCAGAGGTTGCCGGTGAAGGTTCGGGCTCCTCGTCGTCGGGTTTCCTTTTCCGTTCAATGCATGGACGATCCAAGGATAGTAGGCTATTGGCGACGGCGAGacgaagaagatggtggtcgTCCATCGTCTATTGGTGGTCGGATGGTAGCGCGCCGGCCGGGTTGGGTCGCGGAGGCGTCTCGAGTCACAGGCTTACGGCCATGGAGGGTGAGAAAAGAAGGAGGGCTTGAATTGAGGCCGGGCTGGACTCAGTGAGAGCCTGGGCACAGTGAAGATCGACCCTCGAGGCGGCTGAAGCGGTTGTGGATGTTGAGGTGAGGGGTTGTAATCGGAGGTGGTGAAAGGCGGTGCAGAAGCGTGGTTATCGATgacaacaaaaagaagaaggaaaagagatCCCAGAGTTGCAGAGCcatttcgagagagagagagagagagagagagagagagagagagagagagagagagagagagagagagagagagagagagagagagagagagagagagagagagagagagagaggaaaccaTTGACAAATGAAAAATCTATTTTGCCCTTCATTATATGTGTAATGGCACGACGTCTGACggagtcattgacgtcgtgtacgtaTATTGGGTTGAGCTTCatatttgatgtaccaaagtttatgttttggaaatttatGTACTGAAATTCGTAATGGGCCTTACTTTGAATACTATTCATGATTTTTTCCCtaatttataattttctaataaaAATAACAATGAATGAGGAACTTCAAATAATCCAACAACAAAAGTTATTAGACTATTATCACTCCCTATTAAAAGGACGACTTGAACCACCTAATATGACATAACCCACCGTTAAAAGGCTAACTTGAACCACCTTTCAATAATAATTTTAGTTGAATAATATGATAATATTAATATTATCGAACAATATGATGAACATTGTGTTGGAGAGTTGAGGGTAGAGCTTTATCAAATTGATTGCTCTCATCTAGCCAATATTGTGGTTGCCCTGATGGTGGGGATTTCAAGACCCCCTCAAAATCGTGTTTTTAAAATGAGTGGACAATAAGATGAAGCTATCAAAAATTTTATTGGTAGTTCCGATGAAGGGTTGAGACCCCTCAAAATAGTGTTCACATGGTCACAATTGTTTAGTCATCCACCATTGAGTTTATTTTCAAGGGTAGAGATTAGATCACTTTAAAATCATTTATTTAATCACAATATTTAATATTAAATCTAAGCGTGAATGATCATAAATTTCTTGATCACCGGTGAGCATATAAACACTATTGAGTTTAGATGACTTCTTATAAAAAAATGGTCACAAAAATATGAACGACGTTTCAAAAGTACAAACCTCCAGTCCACTTCAAAAAGCATGATTCGAagccttttaaaaaaaaaaaaacatgattcgaagttcttatttttttttaaaaaaaatattttaaaatttacaCTTTAAGGTGGAtctaaattaaaagaaaaaagaaaaagaaaaagagtgtccgtataaaatagaaaaagagaaaaacagtGGGCGCATAAACCCGGGAGTAGAGAGACCATAGATGACCCGATTCTGGTTTTGAAGCGAAGAACAGAACCCACTGCAAACCCAAACCCTCTTCAGATCTCAAAGCCATGGCCACCTGGCCCTCCTCATCCGATCCTTCTAATCAGTAAGTCCTCCGAAAACAACATCATGTATTCATTGAAACTTATTAGCCATATCAATAatattgattatgaatttgtTGCATGCATGAATCTATTGAAAGGGAAGCTGTTGCAATAAGGAAGAGAAACAAGTCTGATCAAATTAAGTTCTTGATTCCTCTCATCTACGCCCCTGTTCTTCCCCTCAGTAAGTTTCGCAATTCTGCTCAGCTTTTGCGATTCAATTTGTGATCTTGGTCGTGTTTAAcatctgggtttttgtttttcttggtcAGTTCGACTCACACTGCGGAAGAATCCGGTTGTGCGGGACCGCTTGTTTACTGCTGTGTTGGTTGGAGCATTTGCTCATGGCTCTTATTTGGTGTATCCTTTTATTGATATCGAATTCCGTTATGATTGTTACTCTGGTATATGCTGCTGCTAAGAAATTACTATGCtttaagaaattaagaatacaCAAGTATTGATCTTTGCATTGGAATGGTTGAGGATGttaattgagaaattggaaGTTTGGAACTAAGTGTTTATAGATTTTAGTATTCTGATGTCTTAAGGTGTTTGTTTTCGCTTTTCCATAAGCAATTTTGGATTGTTACGGCATGCATTTGCATTTTGCAATGACTGGCTATAGACTAAGAATTGTAACTGAACTTAGGGAAAGGCACAACTACATGGTTTTAAATCTCTAAgagtttatttcaaaaaaaaaaaaaaaaaatctctaagaGTGTATGTGAATGTTAGCACAGAGAGTTTACGACGTTTGTGAGGAAAACAGCATGATAAAGCACATTTCTTTGTATAGTTGAAGTCCCTTATGTAAATGTGTTCATCTGTGTTACCAATGAGCACTATCTACCAGGTAAGTTCTGGTGGTAGTTCGTAGGAAAAAGGAGGATAGATCTTTAAGAGTGTCTGTAGACATCTGCATAGACAGTTTACAATGATTGAGAGCAAAAGATGAATAGATCTTTGTATAGTTGTGTGAAGTTTCAATTGCTTTCTGTATTTTGTCCCAGTTGTTCATTGTTTATCAGGTATCTTCTGATGGTATTTCATAGGAGGAAGAAGGTGGTAGGATagtttgttttcgaaaatttattTGAATCACAAGCTCAAATTTGTATTGGTGATATGGTAATGGATTTGAGATTTTGGAATAGGTTACTGTCTAGCTCAGTTAAATAGATAATAGAGTGcctcattttttcttttgtgcATGAAGTAAAAGTTCGTCACTGCATCTTCATGTGGTTCCTAGGGAGAATTGGCATTCTGTTGTTCTGAAGTAGTCATTTGCATTTTACCATGTTTAAGCAAAAATTCTCTCTCAAAATGATACAGTATCAGAGTTATGTTGATGTAAATTTCTACTCAAGAATCTTTCACTGTTGTTAACTTTTTGCAACTCTCTCTCCtgtcttttattttcttgtcgGTATTCTCATGTTGACCCTTAACAGACTTGTTCAGGACGGATCTTTATGATATCGAGAGCAAGTAAATTTGCAGAGCATAGTTTGAGATACGAGGTAGTTTACATCTCTTCAACAACTTTGAATTGGTTTGCTGATTCTTTGCAGCTCAATGCTTCAATGGCTCCCATAGTATGTTAAGGCAATTTTGATACTGTCTCCGGATCATTTGCAGATTGTATCCAGTTATTATTATGTATTTACAAGtacatttcttttccttttcaccGGCTCTCAACAAGTTTTCAAGACTGTTTTACTGATTACAATAAACACACATTGAGACTGTTCTGTTAAGCTTTCTCGTGTTGTTAGTTGTGGATGTTGATATACGGTAGGGGACTTTGCGGTTTGCCTTAGCATACTATTACTATTTGGAATTGATAGCAATCTAATCGATGTGTCCTACATTTGGATGGCTAGCAAGAATTTGTTCGACCTAAAATCTGTTGGAACAGTCTTCCTTCAAAAGAGTTTGGCTCTGATTCCTCACATCTGTCCCTAATTTTAGAACATTCCGACTCCAAATATCTGGTTAGGGTTATTCGTAGCCGTCGCA encodes the following:
- the LOC133710803 gene encoding uncharacterized protein LOC133710803 isoform X2 is translated as MATWPSSSDPSNQEAVAIRKRNKSDQIKFLIPLIYAPVLPLIRLTLRKNPVVRDRLFTAVLVGAFAHGSYLVTDLYDIESK
- the LOC133710791 gene encoding GTP-binding nuclear protein Ran-3-like — encoded protein: MALPNQQTVDYPSFKLVIVGDGGTGKTTFVKRHLTGEFEKKYEPTIGVEVHPLDFFTNCGKIRFYCWDTAGQEKFGGLRDGYYIHGQCAIIMFDVTARLTYKNVPTWHRDLCRVCENIPIVLCGNKVDVKNRQVKAKQVTFHRKKNLQYYEISAKSNYNFEKPFLYLARKLAGDTNLHFVESPALAPPEVQIDMATQQQHEAELVAAAAQPLPDDDDDAFD
- the LOC133710803 gene encoding uncharacterized protein LOC133710803 isoform X1; its protein translation is MATWPSSSDPSNQEAVAIRKRNKSDQIKFLIPLIYAPVLPLIRLTLRKNPVVRDRLFTAVLVGAFAHGSYLVYPFIDIEFRYDCYSDLFRTDLYDIESK